A single Microbacterium protaetiae DNA region contains:
- a CDS encoding ABC transporter ATP-binding protein: MLAKILIRYLKTYRWLLLGVLVFQFASAMAQLYLPRLNADIIDKGVAVGDTGFIWSHGVFMLLISLGQIVASVIATYFAARSAMAAGRDIRRDVYDRVSSFSEREISTFGAGSLITRNTNDVQQVQMLAMMGATMLVTAPLMAIGGVIMALRQNVGLSWLIGVSVPALLILAVLVVSRMVPLFRSYQGKLDAVNRIMREQLTGVRVVRAFVRERIEEERFRGANTGIMVVGRKVGSLFVVLFPLAMLVLNLTVVGVIWFGGIAVNDGDVQIGTLFAFMQYVGQILMGVLMASFMTIMIPRAAVSAERIGEVLDADTSLARPTDPVQDFPRPGTVEFDHVTFAYPGADEPVLQDVSFRAEPGETVAIVGSTGAGKTTLVSLIPRLFDVTGGAVRVAGVDVREADLDTMWKGIGLVPQRPFLFSGTIASNLRFGREEATDAELWEALEIAQARDFVAEKEGGLSSRIAQGGTNVSGGQRQRLAIARAIVHQPDILVFDDSFSALDLSTDARLRQALWQRMPEVTKIVVAQRVSTITDADRIIVLDAGRVVGIGTHDELLASSTTYKEIVDSQLGVQA; this comes from the coding sequence GTGCTCGCCAAAATCCTCATCCGCTACCTCAAGACCTATCGCTGGCTGCTGCTGGGCGTCCTCGTCTTCCAATTCGCCTCGGCGATGGCGCAGCTGTACTTGCCGCGTCTGAACGCCGACATCATCGACAAGGGCGTCGCCGTCGGCGACACCGGCTTCATCTGGTCGCACGGTGTGTTCATGCTGCTGATCTCACTCGGCCAGATCGTGGCCTCGGTGATCGCCACCTACTTCGCCGCGCGCTCGGCGATGGCGGCCGGTCGCGACATCCGCCGCGATGTGTATGACCGGGTCAGCTCGTTCTCCGAACGCGAGATCTCGACGTTCGGCGCGGGATCGCTGATCACCCGCAACACGAACGACGTGCAGCAGGTGCAGATGCTGGCGATGATGGGCGCGACCATGCTCGTCACGGCGCCGCTGATGGCCATCGGCGGGGTCATCATGGCACTGCGTCAGAACGTGGGTCTGAGCTGGCTCATCGGGGTGTCGGTGCCCGCGCTGCTGATTCTGGCCGTGCTCGTGGTCAGCCGCATGGTGCCGCTTTTCCGTTCGTACCAGGGCAAGCTCGACGCGGTGAACCGCATCATGCGTGAGCAGCTGACGGGTGTGCGCGTCGTGCGCGCATTCGTGCGCGAGCGCATCGAAGAAGAGCGCTTTCGCGGCGCGAACACCGGCATCATGGTGGTCGGGCGCAAGGTCGGGTCGCTGTTCGTGGTCCTGTTCCCGCTGGCGATGCTGGTGCTGAACCTCACCGTCGTGGGGGTGATCTGGTTCGGCGGCATCGCCGTCAACGACGGCGATGTGCAGATCGGCACGCTGTTCGCCTTCATGCAGTATGTCGGCCAGATCCTCATGGGTGTGCTGATGGCCAGCTTCATGACGATCATGATCCCGCGTGCCGCGGTCTCGGCCGAGCGCATCGGCGAGGTGCTCGATGCCGACACCTCACTGGCGCGTCCCACCGACCCGGTCCAGGACTTTCCCCGCCCCGGCACCGTCGAATTCGACCACGTCACCTTCGCGTACCCGGGTGCCGACGAGCCGGTTCTGCAGGATGTCTCGTTCCGCGCCGAACCGGGTGAGACTGTGGCCATCGTCGGGTCGACCGGGGCGGGCAAGACGACCCTGGTCTCGCTCATCCCACGGCTGTTCGATGTGACCGGCGGTGCCGTGCGCGTCGCCGGCGTCGACGTGCGCGAGGCCGACCTCGACACCATGTGGAAGGGGATCGGCCTGGTTCCCCAGCGACCGTTCCTGTTCAGCGGCACTATCGCCTCGAATCTGCGGTTCGGCCGCGAGGAGGCGACCGATGCCGAGCTGTGGGAGGCCCTCGAGATCGCCCAGGCGCGCGACTTCGTCGCCGAGAAGGAGGGCGGTCTGTCGTCGCGGATAGCGCAGGGCGGCACGAACGTCTCGGGTGGGCAGCGGCAGCGCCTGGCCATCGCGCGCGCCATCGTGCATCAGCCCGACATCCTCGTCTTCGACGATTCGTTCTCGGCCCTCGATCTGTCCACCGATGCCCGGCTCAGACAGGCGCTGTGGCAGCGGATGCCCGAGGTCACCAAGATCGTGGTCGCGCAGCGGGTGTCCACCATCACCGACGCCGACCGCATCATCGTGCTCGACGCGGGCCGGGTCGTGGGGATCGGCACGCATGACGAGTTGCTCGCGTCATCGACCACCTACAAAGAGATCGTCGACTCGCAGCTGGGGGTGCAGGCATGA
- the rlmN gene encoding 23S rRNA (adenine(2503)-C(2))-methyltransferase RlmN, which yields MTTPRAQVRPRTEGWTQKKDAEGRPLLQFASPRRGKPPAHFADLTPEQRVEKMHELGMPPFRARQLEKHFFTHCTHDPAEMTDLPAEGREQLVHTLLPPLLTEVRRLSTDRGDTIKFLWKLHNGALVESVLMRYPGRITLCVSSQAGCGMNCPFCATGQAGLTRNMSAAEIVAQVVRANRVIAEGQLGDPRHVGHDGERVTNIVFMGMGEPMANYARVMHAVRVMTDKTHGMGMSARGITISTVGLVPAIRKLSNENIPVTFALSLHAPDDELRDEMIPVNSRWKVDEALDAAYEYFAKTGRRVSIEYALIKDMNDHGWRADLLADKLNARGHGWVHVNPIPLNPTPGSVWTASDRPVQDEFVRRLEARGIPTTIRDTRGKDIDGACGQLVATEADQQAAAATPVD from the coding sequence ATGACCACACCGCGCGCGCAGGTGCGGCCGCGCACCGAGGGATGGACGCAGAAGAAGGATGCCGAGGGTCGGCCCCTGCTGCAGTTCGCCAGTCCCCGCCGCGGCAAGCCCCCGGCACACTTCGCCGACCTCACGCCCGAGCAGCGCGTCGAGAAGATGCACGAGCTCGGGATGCCGCCGTTCCGTGCCCGGCAGCTCGAGAAGCACTTCTTCACCCATTGCACGCATGACCCGGCCGAGATGACCGATCTGCCTGCCGAGGGCCGCGAACAGCTCGTGCACACACTGCTGCCGCCGCTGCTGACCGAGGTGCGGCGACTTTCCACCGACCGCGGTGACACGATCAAGTTCCTCTGGAAGCTGCACAACGGGGCCCTGGTCGAGTCGGTCCTCATGCGCTACCCGGGCCGGATCACGCTGTGCGTGTCGAGCCAGGCGGGCTGCGGCATGAACTGCCCGTTCTGTGCGACCGGGCAGGCGGGCCTGACCCGCAACATGTCGGCGGCCGAGATCGTCGCGCAGGTCGTGCGCGCGAATCGCGTGATCGCTGAGGGGCAGTTGGGCGACCCGCGCCATGTCGGCCACGACGGCGAGCGCGTGACGAACATCGTGTTCATGGGCATGGGTGAGCCGATGGCCAACTACGCCCGGGTCATGCACGCCGTGCGCGTCATGACCGACAAGACGCACGGCATGGGCATGAGCGCCCGTGGCATCACCATCTCGACGGTGGGGCTGGTTCCGGCCATCCGCAAGCTGTCGAACGAGAACATCCCGGTGACCTTCGCGCTGTCGCTGCACGCTCCCGATGACGAGCTGCGCGACGAGATGATCCCGGTCAACTCCCGGTGGAAGGTCGATGAGGCGCTGGATGCCGCCTACGAGTATTTCGCGAAGACCGGACGCCGCGTCTCGATCGAGTACGCGCTCATCAAAGACATGAACGACCACGGCTGGCGCGCCGATCTGCTCGCCGACAAGCTCAACGCGCGCGGGCACGGGTGGGTGCACGTGAACCCGATTCCGTTGAACCCGACGCCCGGCTCGGTGTGGACGGCCTCTGACAGGCCTGTGCAAGACGAGTTCGTCCGCCGGCTCGAAGCCCGCGGCATCCCCACCACCATCCGCGACACCCGCGGCAAAGACATCGACGGTGCGTGCGGGCAGCTGGTGGCAACCGAGGCCGATCAGCAGGCCGCTGCCGCGACCCCCGTGGACTGA
- a CDS encoding MarR family winged helix-turn-helix transcriptional regulator produces MPKTATRVDAARLGTTLDRLIRLLRRSTLPGDLSPVAASTLYTLVHSGPSRLTALAEAEHVTQPAMTQVVTRLEHAGLVARAADPHDGRAVIVEVTEAGRELNGARRRARAAVLDDLTAQLPPAARETLTAAIPVLEQLVDIADERRATR; encoded by the coding sequence ATGCCGAAGACAGCAACGCGCGTCGACGCGGCGCGGCTGGGAACGACGCTCGATCGGCTCATCCGATTGCTTCGCCGTTCCACACTGCCCGGCGACCTCAGCCCGGTCGCCGCCTCGACCCTGTACACGCTCGTGCACAGCGGGCCCTCCCGGCTGACCGCACTCGCCGAGGCCGAGCATGTCACCCAGCCGGCGATGACCCAGGTCGTCACCCGGCTCGAGCACGCGGGCCTGGTCGCGCGCGCGGCTGACCCGCACGACGGCCGCGCGGTCATCGTCGAGGTCACCGAGGCCGGCCGCGAACTGAACGGTGCACGGCGCCGCGCGCGCGCCGCTGTGCTCGACGATCTCACCGCACAGCTTCCCCCCGCGGCACGTGAGACCCTCACCGCCGCCATCCCCGTGCTCGAACAGCTCGTCGACATCGCCGACGAGCGGCGCGCAACGCGCTGA
- a CDS encoding aldo/keto reductase family protein, which translates to MVEHRYLGNSGLKVSEITYGNWVTHASQIDDSGAIATVHAALDAGITTFDTADTYANTAAEVVLGKALAGQRRASLEIFTKVYFPTGPQGPNDTGLSRKHIFESIDGSLQRLGTDYVDLYQAHRYDYETPLEETMQAFADVVRAGKALYIGVSEWTAEQLREGAALAKELRVPFISNQPQYSMLWRVIEDKVVPASAELGISQIVWSPMAQGVLSGKYLPGQPVPAGSRATDEKSGAHFIKGFLRDEVLTAVQRLEPIASDCGLTMPQLAIAWVLQNPNVAAALVGASRPEQIASNVAASGVKLDADVMAAIDTALGDVVERDPQNTYTVSPKARLA; encoded by the coding sequence ATGGTCGAACATCGCTATCTCGGTAACAGCGGACTCAAGGTCTCGGAGATCACCTACGGCAACTGGGTCACCCATGCCTCTCAGATCGATGACTCCGGCGCCATCGCGACGGTGCATGCGGCACTGGATGCCGGGATCACGACCTTCGACACCGCCGACACCTACGCCAACACGGCCGCCGAGGTCGTGCTGGGCAAGGCCTTGGCCGGCCAGCGCCGCGCCTCGCTCGAGATCTTCACGAAGGTGTACTTTCCGACGGGTCCTCAGGGTCCGAACGACACCGGACTCTCGCGCAAGCACATCTTCGAGAGCATCGACGGCTCGCTGCAGCGTCTGGGCACCGACTATGTCGACCTCTATCAGGCGCACCGGTACGACTACGAGACCCCGCTCGAAGAGACGATGCAGGCCTTCGCCGACGTCGTGCGCGCCGGCAAGGCGCTGTACATCGGGGTGAGCGAGTGGACCGCCGAGCAGCTGCGCGAGGGTGCCGCCCTGGCCAAGGAACTGCGGGTGCCGTTCATCTCGAACCAGCCCCAGTACTCGATGCTCTGGCGTGTGATCGAAGACAAGGTCGTGCCGGCCAGTGCCGAACTCGGCATCTCGCAGATCGTCTGGTCGCCGATGGCGCAGGGCGTGCTGTCGGGCAAGTACCTGCCCGGCCAGCCGGTGCCCGCCGGGTCGCGGGCCACCGACGAGAAGAGCGGCGCCCACTTCATCAAGGGATTCCTGCGCGACGAGGTGCTCACCGCGGTGCAGCGACTCGAGCCGATCGCCTCGGACTGCGGCTTGACGATGCCGCAGCTGGCCATCGCCTGGGTGCTGCAGAACCCGAACGTCGCCGCGGCGCTGGTCGGGGCATCCCGTCCCGAGCAGATAGCCTCGAACGTCGCCGCGTCGGGCGTGAAGCTCGACGCCGACGTGATGGCCGCCATCGACACGGCACTCGGCGACGTCGTCGAGCGCGACCCGCAGAACACCTACACGGTGTCGCCGAAGGCGCGTCTGGCCTGA
- a CDS encoding NUDIX domain-containing protein: protein MMIRSAGLLVHRRAGGVLEVLIAHMGGPFWARKDEGAWSIPKGEFDPETETAVDAAVREFREELGIDPPAGPYVELGTWAYASGKRVSVFAADGTGFAASDLAFGTFEMEWPPRSGRRAEFPEVDRAEWMPVDAARTRLVKGQRPALDAVEALGS, encoded by the coding sequence CTGATGATCCGCAGCGCGGGGCTGCTTGTGCACCGCCGCGCCGGCGGGGTGCTCGAGGTGCTCATCGCGCACATGGGCGGCCCGTTCTGGGCGCGCAAAGACGAGGGCGCCTGGTCGATCCCGAAGGGCGAGTTCGACCCCGAGACCGAGACGGCGGTGGATGCCGCGGTCCGGGAGTTCCGCGAAGAGCTCGGCATCGATCCGCCGGCCGGTCCCTATGTCGAGCTGGGCACGTGGGCGTATGCGTCGGGCAAGCGGGTGAGCGTGTTCGCCGCGGACGGCACCGGGTTCGCGGCATCCGATCTCGCCTTCGGCACATTCGAGATGGAGTGGCCGCCGCGCTCGGGCAGGCGGGCGGAGTTTCCCGAGGTCGATCGCGCCGAATGGATGCCGGTGGATGCCGCGCGCACCCGCTTGGTGAAGGGGCAGCGGCCCGCGCTGGACGCGGTGGAGGCTCTCGGCAGCTAG
- a CDS encoding LacI family DNA-binding transcriptional regulator — MPPSNSAPGATSIRDVARRAGVSHMTVSRVLNGAENVRPATRDQVLAAIAELNFRPSHIARALASGGIRTIGILDTTGGLLYGPSNTIWAIELAARRVGYSAVVAGVEPSDRDSVRQAVEHLLDQDASGLIVIGPSARAREVVDELAPRVPIVTMHGTGDESVIIAQAAAARVATRHLLDLGHTRIAHIAGPTHWYEATSRRQGFTDELAAAGLEPAAVEPSDWSPASGYQAATRLLERSEFSAVFCANDSIALGFIHAATDAGLDVPADVSVVGFDDTPESAHYRPPLTTLRQDFAEGGRRAVLSILAALGNDVSVPESSLVPQLVVRASTAARA, encoded by the coding sequence ATGCCCCCGAGCAACTCCGCACCCGGCGCGACGAGCATCCGTGACGTCGCTCGCCGCGCCGGCGTCTCGCACATGACGGTCTCGCGCGTGCTCAACGGCGCCGAGAATGTGCGCCCGGCCACGCGCGATCAGGTGCTCGCAGCCATCGCCGAACTCAATTTCCGGCCCAGTCATATAGCGCGGGCTCTCGCAAGCGGCGGCATCCGCACCATCGGCATCCTCGACACCACCGGCGGTTTGCTCTACGGGCCGTCGAACACGATCTGGGCGATCGAGCTCGCCGCCCGCCGGGTGGGATACTCGGCCGTCGTCGCGGGCGTGGAGCCCAGCGACCGCGACTCGGTGCGGCAGGCGGTCGAACACCTGTTGGATCAGGATGCCTCTGGCCTCATCGTCATCGGTCCGAGTGCCCGTGCCCGCGAGGTCGTGGACGAGCTCGCCCCCCGCGTGCCGATCGTGACCATGCACGGCACGGGCGACGAGTCCGTGATCATCGCGCAGGCCGCAGCGGCGCGGGTCGCGACCCGGCACCTGCTCGACCTCGGCCACACCCGCATCGCGCACATCGCGGGGCCTACGCACTGGTACGAGGCGACCTCACGCCGGCAGGGATTCACCGACGAGCTGGCCGCCGCCGGACTCGAACCCGCCGCCGTCGAGCCCAGTGACTGGAGCCCGGCATCGGGGTACCAGGCCGCGACGCGGCTGCTGGAGAGATCCGAATTCAGCGCGGTGTTCTGCGCGAATGACTCGATAGCGCTCGGCTTCATCCATGCGGCCACGGATGCCGGACTCGACGTGCCCGCTGATGTCAGCGTCGTGGGGTTCGACGACACCCCCGAAAGCGCGCACTACCGTCCGCCGCTGACGACGCTGCGGCAAGACTTCGCCGAGGGCGGGCGGCGCGCCGTCCTTTCGATCCTGGCGGCACTGGGCAACGACGTGTCCGTGCCCGAGTCGTCGCTGGTGCCGCAACTCGTGGTGCGCGCGTCTACTGCAGCGCGCGCCTGA
- a CDS encoding MFS transporter produces the protein MESTSTSKPSMFRQPKAVWAVAFACVISFMGIGFVDPILPAIGEQMHASHAQVELLFTSYLLVTAVAMLGTGWVSSRIGGKRTLILGLILIVVFAALAGFSPTIGAMVGFRAGWGLGNALFIATSLAVIVGSATGGVRGAIAIYEAAMGVGIAVGPLLGGLLGSIGWEWPFFGVSVLMLIGLVGTSVFVTNAPTTTHKLSLSAPLKALRHKGLLMLSLVALLYNWAFFTVLAYAPLQMGMSSAVLLGLVFFGWGILVAIFAVFVAPRLERRFGLVPVLVAAFAFLTVDMAVAAIWADIPAVLIVTVIVSGVCSGLNNTLVTQAVMEVAPVERPVASASYSFVRFLGGGLAPFVAGIVGTALSVHVPFWIAVGALLIAIVLLLASRKLITAGVAAAEAADEEVLPIAAGDSPAEPVLLLHDEPTDQGVATGTIRTQ, from the coding sequence GTGGAGTCCACGTCCACCAGCAAGCCCAGCATGTTCCGACAGCCGAAGGCCGTCTGGGCCGTCGCTTTCGCGTGCGTCATCTCGTTCATGGGCATCGGATTCGTCGACCCGATCCTGCCCGCCATCGGCGAGCAGATGCACGCCAGCCACGCCCAGGTCGAACTGCTGTTCACCAGCTACCTGCTCGTCACCGCCGTCGCGATGCTCGGCACCGGATGGGTCTCGAGCCGCATCGGCGGCAAGCGCACGCTCATTCTCGGCCTGATCCTGATCGTGGTGTTCGCCGCCCTGGCCGGCTTCTCGCCGACCATCGGCGCGATGGTCGGATTCCGCGCCGGCTGGGGCCTGGGCAACGCGTTGTTCATCGCCACGAGCCTGGCGGTGATCGTCGGCAGCGCCACCGGCGGCGTGCGCGGCGCGATCGCCATCTACGAGGCGGCGATGGGTGTCGGCATCGCCGTCGGCCCGCTGCTGGGCGGGCTGCTGGGCTCGATCGGCTGGGAGTGGCCGTTCTTCGGCGTCTCGGTGCTGATGCTCATCGGCCTGGTCGGCACGAGCGTGTTCGTGACCAACGCCCCCACCACCACGCACAAGCTGTCGCTGTCGGCACCGCTGAAGGCGCTGCGCCACAAGGGGCTGCTCATGCTCAGCCTGGTGGCCCTGCTCTACAACTGGGCGTTCTTCACGGTGCTCGCCTACGCGCCCCTGCAGATGGGGATGAGCAGCGCGGTGCTTCTCGGTCTGGTCTTCTTCGGCTGGGGCATCCTGGTCGCTATCTTCGCCGTGTTCGTCGCCCCGCGTCTGGAGCGGCGGTTCGGCCTGGTTCCCGTACTCGTCGCGGCGTTCGCCTTTCTCACCGTCGACATGGCCGTGGCCGCCATCTGGGCCGACATCCCCGCCGTTCTCATCGTGACGGTCATCGTCTCGGGCGTCTGCTCGGGCCTGAACAACACGCTGGTCACGCAGGCGGTCATGGAGGTCGCCCCCGTCGAGCGCCCCGTCGCCAGCGCGTCGTACAGCTTCGTGCGATTCCTCGGCGGCGGGCTCGCCCCGTTCGTCGCGGGCATCGTGGGCACCGCGCTGAGCGTGCACGTGCCGTTCTGGATCGCCGTGGGCGCGCTGCTCATCGCCATCGTGCTGCTGCTGGCTTCGCGCAAGCTGATCACCGCGGGGGTGGCGGCAGCCGAGGCCGCTGACGAAGAGGTGCTGCCGATCGCCGCCGGCGACTCCCCCGCCGAGCCCGTGCTGCTGCTGCACGATGAGCCCACCGACCAAGGCGTTGCGACGGGCACCATCCGCACGCAGTGA
- a CDS encoding DUF4407 domain-containing protein, with translation MSFSAHRPGRFGSDGRLLLDADEQEETEPLYLSDIAATAADEAETTAESLAPWGAPASEEPDEPDAPAAPAVASTPLVLSRPRLPWTRRLAVLGGADAEVLAEVPIETSRFVQMFFVLAGTALVSALSMFFALITGVGVMVWIAVPVALVWALIIFNLDRFLTSTMRASTSILKLIALALPRVVMAAIIGIVVAEPLVLQVFHNDIAREVTSTNITNALADQQGVSDGPEKTALDAASKRVSELENQAATGIVAGTSTTSAASAAAQKTVDDLNTKLDAQQKVIDQARALYQCELTGEGKGTVAGCTGVTGSGASAAAAKSQLASAQESYDALAAKLREANATLAAADASGTQAAEASAAQNKKQAQAELPAARTQYEQAQKAYDARAAAVAGGNADAVGLLSQISALDRLSQKEPTLAWAHALIAALFFMIELLPVLVKVLTSYGEPSLYEKAESMRRQVALDRVTRRSWDERADIARGTAAAEA, from the coding sequence ATGTCTTTTTCCGCCCACCGCCCGGGCCGCTTCGGCTCCGATGGTCGCCTTCTGCTCGATGCCGACGAGCAGGAGGAGACGGAGCCGTTGTACCTGAGCGACATCGCGGCGACCGCCGCCGATGAGGCCGAAACGACGGCGGAATCGCTCGCGCCGTGGGGCGCTCCGGCCAGCGAAGAACCCGACGAACCCGACGCACCGGCCGCTCCGGCCGTGGCATCCACTCCTCTCGTCCTCTCCCGCCCTCGCCTGCCGTGGACCCGGCGACTGGCCGTGCTCGGCGGCGCCGACGCCGAAGTGCTCGCAGAAGTGCCGATCGAGACATCCCGATTCGTGCAGATGTTCTTCGTGCTCGCCGGCACCGCCCTCGTCTCGGCGCTGTCGATGTTCTTCGCCCTCATCACCGGGGTGGGGGTCATGGTGTGGATCGCCGTTCCCGTCGCGCTGGTGTGGGCGCTGATCATCTTCAACCTCGACCGCTTTCTCACCTCGACCATGCGGGCGTCCACGAGCATTCTCAAGCTCATCGCACTCGCCCTGCCCCGGGTGGTGATGGCCGCGATCATCGGCATCGTCGTGGCAGAGCCGCTCGTGCTGCAGGTGTTCCACAACGACATCGCACGCGAGGTCACCTCGACGAACATCACCAACGCCCTCGCCGACCAGCAGGGCGTCTCGGACGGGCCCGAGAAGACGGCACTGGATGCCGCGAGCAAGCGCGTCAGCGAGCTCGAGAACCAGGCCGCCACCGGAATCGTCGCGGGCACCTCGACGACCTCGGCGGCATCGGCCGCCGCACAGAAGACCGTCGATGACCTGAACACGAAGCTTGACGCGCAGCAGAAGGTCATCGACCAGGCACGCGCGCTGTATCAGTGCGAGCTGACCGGCGAGGGCAAGGGCACGGTGGCCGGTTGCACCGGCGTGACCGGCAGCGGGGCCAGTGCCGCCGCGGCCAAGAGCCAGCTGGCATCGGCACAGGAATCGTACGACGCCCTGGCCGCCAAGCTGCGCGAGGCCAATGCCACGCTCGCTGCCGCCGACGCCTCGGGGACCCAGGCGGCCGAGGCCTCGGCCGCGCAGAACAAGAAGCAGGCACAGGCCGAGCTGCCGGCCGCGCGCACGCAGTACGAGCAGGCGCAGAAGGCCTACGACGCGCGGGCCGCGGCGGTCGCCGGCGGCAACGCCGATGCCGTGGGGCTGCTCAGTCAGATCAGCGCGCTCGACCGGCTCTCGCAGAAGGAACCCACGCTCGCCTGGGCGCACGCGCTCATCGCCGCCCTGTTCTTCATGATCGAGTTGCTGCCCGTTCTGGTGAAGGTGCTCACCAGCTACGGCGAGCCCTCGCTGTACGAGAAAGCCGAGTCGATGCGTCGTCAGGTGGCGCTGGATCGTGTCACCCGGCGCAGCTGGGACGAGCGCGCCGACATCGCGCGCGGCACCGCCGCCGCTGAGGCGTAG
- the chvE gene encoding multiple monosaccharide ABC transporter substrate-binding protein has product MTFRTKKIAAVAVAAGLVLGLAACSGGRGGTGNADDSGDANEGALVGIAMPTKVDQRWIQDGDNVVKYLKEAGYETDLEYANNDIPTQAQQIETMITKGAKVLVIASIDGGALGQQLDDAKDAGVKVISYDRLLTGDENVDYYATFDNFKVGVLQANSLLTGLGYLDANGSKTGKKGPWHVELFAGSPDDNNATFFYNGAMSVLQPLIDDGTLEVASGQTKFNQIAIQGWDPATAKQRMDDLLAKSYSTGATKLDGVLSPYDGLSDGIIAALESGGYKVGSDTWPIITGQDAEVASVKQIIAGSQYSTVFKDTRNLAKQAVAMTEALLKDKKPEVNDTKSYDNGKKVVPTYLLPPVVVTNENYQSELIDSGYYTEDDLK; this is encoded by the coding sequence ATGACGTTCCGCACCAAGAAGATCGCAGCCGTCGCTGTCGCGGCCGGTCTCGTACTCGGCCTCGCGGCCTGCTCCGGCGGACGCGGCGGCACCGGTAACGCCGATGACTCCGGCGACGCGAACGAAGGCGCTTTGGTCGGCATCGCGATGCCGACCAAAGTCGACCAGCGCTGGATCCAGGACGGCGACAATGTTGTGAAGTACCTCAAGGAGGCCGGATACGAGACTGACCTCGAATACGCGAACAACGACATCCCGACGCAGGCACAACAGATCGAGACGATGATCACGAAGGGTGCGAAGGTACTCGTCATCGCATCGATCGACGGCGGCGCGCTCGGCCAGCAGCTCGACGACGCGAAGGACGCTGGAGTCAAGGTCATCTCGTACGACCGGCTCCTCACCGGGGACGAGAACGTCGACTACTACGCGACGTTCGATAACTTCAAGGTTGGGGTGCTGCAGGCGAACTCACTTCTGACCGGTCTCGGCTACCTCGACGCAAACGGCAGCAAGACCGGCAAGAAGGGACCATGGCACGTTGAATTGTTCGCTGGTAGCCCCGACGACAACAACGCAACGTTCTTCTACAACGGCGCAATGAGCGTCCTCCAGCCGCTCATCGACGACGGCACGCTGGAGGTCGCGAGCGGCCAGACCAAGTTCAACCAGATCGCCATCCAGGGATGGGATCCGGCCACTGCCAAGCAGCGCATGGACGACCTGCTCGCCAAGAGCTACTCGACGGGCGCGACGAAGCTAGACGGCGTGCTCTCGCCGTACGACGGACTCTCCGATGGAATTATCGCCGCGCTTGAGAGCGGCGGTTACAAGGTGGGTAGTGACACGTGGCCCATCATCACCGGGCAGGACGCTGAGGTCGCCAGCGTGAAGCAGATCATCGCGGGTTCGCAGTACTCGACGGTCTTTAAGGACACCCGCAACCTGGCCAAGCAGGCAGTTGCGATGACCGAGGCACTGCTCAAGGACAAGAAGCCCGAAGTAAACGACACGAAGAGCTATGACAACGGCAAGAAGGTCGTGCCCACTTACCTGCTTCCCCCGGTCGTCGTGACGAACGAGAACTACCAGAGCGAACTCATCGACAGCGGGTACTACACCGAGGACGACCTCAAGTAG
- a CDS encoding nucleoside phosphorylase, with amino-acid sequence MKLLVAALDAELVAFPDPLPGFDRLVTGPGKLQATFALTRALDANSYDEILVVGTAGAIDTLLDPTVYEIDAAIQHDVTDIDGVVGQHVSLPARVVVPAEVIRREAVTIATGDHFVDDAEAVASIRPLGARLVDMETYAYIWVAERFGVPIRVLKAVSDRAQDGAITDWRAAVAACSAQLRDVVRAEYGV; translated from the coding sequence GTGAAACTTCTCGTCGCGGCGCTGGACGCCGAACTGGTCGCGTTCCCCGATCCCCTGCCGGGCTTCGACCGGCTCGTGACCGGTCCCGGCAAGCTGCAGGCGACGTTCGCTCTCACCCGCGCGCTGGACGCGAACTCATACGACGAGATCCTCGTCGTCGGCACGGCCGGTGCCATCGATACGCTCCTGGATCCGACCGTCTACGAGATCGACGCGGCCATTCAGCACGATGTGACCGACATCGACGGCGTGGTCGGCCAGCATGTGTCGCTGCCTGCGCGCGTCGTCGTGCCGGCCGAGGTGATCCGCCGTGAGGCGGTGACCATCGCCACCGGCGATCACTTCGTCGACGATGCCGAGGCCGTCGCGTCGATCCGTCCGCTGGGCGCCCGCCTCGTCGACATGGAGACCTACGCCTACATCTGGGTCGCCGAGCGCTTCGGCGTGCCGATCCGGGTGCTCAAGGCGGTCTCGGACCGCGCCCAAGACGGGGCCATCACCGACTGGCGCGCCGCCGTTGCTGCGTGCAGCGCGCAACTGCGCGACGTCGTACGCGCCGAGTACGGCGTCTGA